Below is a window of Populus trichocarpa isolate Nisqually-1 chromosome 3, P.trichocarpa_v4.1, whole genome shotgun sequence DNA.
CATCTTTCAGCAATCAATCAGAAGTGATTGTATGGTTTCTGATGTCGCTTGTTAAAACTTCACTTGGACCTCGGCTCTCTTCACAGATAAATGAGGCTCGAGATGTTGGTGTTACCTGTAAAATGATACTATAATAGTTAAGTCAATATAGTATTTGAAAGGTTATAAGAAAACTGTAAAGAGAGTAATTACAAGTATATAATTGTGAATGatattcttcatctttattttaccttatataattatttatatagtttatctcataaaaaaatatcaggaaTAGCTCATGATAAGTATAGATAAAGTGTAATATGTAAAGCATGATGTCTTCCTCGACATATAGGTAATTgagatgaataataataaactagagagacggagaaagaaaaaagaagaaaaagagaaggaaaagactGAATTGTTCAATCAAACCAAGCCCAAGGTGGGCTAGGTTTAACCATGGTCAAATTGAGCTTAAAAGGTATCAAACTAAGCCCAATGTGGGCTCAATCGGGTTTTGTTTGATGAGGTCAAACCAAACCCCACATCAGGCCAGGTTTAATCATGGTAAAATCAAACTTGAAAGGAGTTAAACAAAGCTTGATATGAGTTCGATCAGGTTTGGTTTGGCTGGGTCAAACCGAGCCTCATATGAGTTCGGTTTTATCATGTCAAACTAAATCCATGTTGGGTTAAGTTTGACTATGGTCAAATTGAGTTcaaaaaaaacctgaaagaaGTTAGATCGAGCCCACAAGGCACAAGCTTAGCTAAAACCCGTgctacatcttttttttctaatccaTATCATCAGTTTCCATGATGATGCGCGCAaatcatgaaatcaaaatacAGCCTTCTATTATTCTATACACTAGAATAAAatgctccttttcttttccgtAGCTACAATGGGCATTTTGATGTGCAGGCTAGGACGATCTAATCCAACATGCAGGTTGAGATTATCCACCTCGTGTCGTGCAAGGCCCATAGACAAATGCCttgcaaaaaatgaaaaaaaaaatcgtttggaaaagaaaagtcaattttgatatcaatgcaTCCTGTGGCTTCAGTCATGCGTTTGGCATTGCTGTTGGAAAgcacttttcaaaaaatttaaatttttttttttttttttgctttgaagtaatatgtttttgatgttttcaaatcattttgatgtgctgatctcaaaaataatttttaaaaaataaaaaaatattgttggcatacttttctgagtgaaaagcactttgaaaagcaaccacaaccacactcccaaacaccctaAGCCGTCTCGCAATGTTTTGTGTTTTACTAAAAACCCATTCTGCCATTCAAGACATTTCAAATCTGGGATAGGATCCTGGCAGAGGAGGCACTGTGGTTCACCATTTACCTTGGCCCGACTACTTTTATGGTACACCAAGTCCCCTAACCAACAACGTACAATGAGAGTTTCCTGTCCTACTCTATTTGATAAGACTGAGCGatgtttctttaaatttgagATTTCTTGGCTCAAtgattaaaaaccaaaacacttcagtttttttattttattttatatcttcttcttcttctgatgCTTTTCATTGAGCCAATCCTGCAACTAATTCAAATCCATGGTTTCATCTGTAATTTCTCAATGCTGCACTTGAAATACTGGAAATCATGTAGTGCATTATTGGTAATGAAAATATGCGATTCTGCTGCTGCTTTGTTCCTGGGAGCTGCAAATTAATATTCTGCTGTCTTGACTGGTTTGTTAAGGAGGGTGTTTATGTGGGTAGAGTTTTCCAAAATCCAGAGCTCTGTAGAAGAGTTCCAAGGAAAAATATTGACTGAAGGAGTAGGGATGCGATTCAATGTTGGATGGATGCAACTTGCAGTGCTTCATTGAACCTTAGCTCATATTGGCTGGGATGTTTCTGTTATATGgaattgtcttttttgtttaataggATATCAGGTAGAAGAATGAAGAATACTCCCACCAATTCTTTTCTCTGATTCTAATATttgatatttcataaaaaaaatatgtgagcaTGACCAAGCATTAATTATCctcatgcaaatatatatatatcagaaaaTTCGTGAAAAATCCAAGGTAGAACATAACGCAATCAACAAAGAAGCAGAGGAAGTGAGCGAAGAAACGGTTCCCGATTAGAAGAAACATGCAGAattacaacataaaaaacaagaaaatactggacaaagttggaaaatattttttgtgataATTGACAAGAATTCAGAGGACATGAAACCTTTTTACGTTCTTAGAATAGGTTAGTTCAAGACAATAACATTTGCAAAGAGTACTAAAATTCTAATGAGATTCTTCTTCCTCACAGAATTTTGTGTATTCCTTTGGACCAAGTAGGGACTGTAATTCTGATGGGTTGCTTGGCTTCACCTTGATCATCCATCCCTCTTCATATGGACTTTTATTTATCTTCATAACACAAACAGTCAAAGTCAGACGTGCGTATATAGAAAATGTATCTCTCAGCAATTAGAAATGGACTTGTTGTAAAGCTGAAACAATCTGGCTGATTTGATTTTATACTTACCAGTCCAGGAGTTTCACTAAGCTTTGTATTAACCTCAACAATCTCGCCGGAGATTGGAGAATTGATATCACTAGTTGCTTTCACGCTTTCCACTGCTCCAAAGCTCTTCCCTTGGCTGACAGCACCTTCCGGTTCTGGCAAGTCTACGAACACTACTTCTCCCAGATGATCCTGTAAAATGTACCCGGTATTTCCTGTTGTGATATTCCATTGACTTCCCAAACTATGTAACGAATATGTATATCAAATTACAGTCAATTGTGATTTTCCTGAAGAAGAACCAAGTAGTTAATGCCCCTTGGTCTTGCCCTTGAATGGTTTGGTGCTGTGCAATCCTAGACTATCAGCTAGGGTTCAAGCTTTGGTAACAGCAGGAACAGAGCAAACAGCAGTAAAATAAAGTAGACAAGCAGAAAGCAAAGTAACAAGAAATACTAAACTCAGGTGAAGGCAAGAAATACTAAACTATGAGTGAGGAGGGGAGATAAGGAAAAGATGACCTGAGCATGATCTGTAATGCCAATAGTGGCCACCGGCCCTTCATGCTTCACCCACTCATGTGAAGATGCATACTTCAACCCATCTACAACTGCGCAATCCAACAGTGTTCTAACGTTACCCCCCCtacactacaaaaaaaaaaagcctgcAAAACAGGTTTTAAAAGGACAAATGCAAGGAATAAAAAGAGAGTACCAGTAGAGAAGCATCTTGAGAGGGAGTAGGAAGGAGAGAGGTGAGCTGTGGAGGAGGCAACAGAGATTCTCAGTGCATTGGCCGTTGAAGAAGCCCACAACCTCAGTGCCATGTTATCTCTTCTTTGTTTGCTTTGGTTATGCGTGTTTTGGCTGGCAAATAAGAGGCTGTGTCTATATATTTGTCGGAGGTTTTATCCTGGATGAATGGTGGGCAGCACGAGCCTCATCCTCAGACCTATTGTCATccttatcatttgtttttgtgatagAAGAATCTGCCTTGTGATCTAATCAAGTCTTTAGCCCCACACTCGAGGGATTGATTAACTGAGTTCAGAGAAAGTTTTGTGTAATGTGTGGCAATGGCATGgttcaaatgttattttaacaCCCACATAATAATTTATGTGAGGGAGATAGTCTCCgtgaggaaaaaataaataaaattagccTGAGATCTTCTAGGCttctcaattttattggatatgatgtcttcttttttatcatatttatagtTTGATATTCAAATATTCATTGTTCTCTTCTTctaacaatttaattatttattaaaaattaaattttataatttaatatttttatcaagttattttAGTTCGAGTCGCGGGTATGATATGTTAACTTAgctaactcaattttttttaattaatttttttctattaatccATCAACAATTGAGTGAGAAcaagactttataatttattttagtttatttttataaggttattatggtctcataCGTCAAATCGTAGACTTTGTGAGTAACccagttgactcgggttattttttaaattatttttcttcaattttatctttcaattagactttgtaatttgttttggtttattttctatgagattatcctaGTCTAATAACTCGGGCCACAAATATAGTCGGTTAAACCGAGTTAacttagattgtttttttaattgaacttttttaaattttttaatttaatattgggttgattgagaattaaaatttataatatattttaatttactttttatagagttatcttagtctcataacTCAGGTCCTGAATTTGATAAGTTATTCCGAGTTAACCCGgatcaattcaatatattattattataatatttaagaaaaatattatcttaaatttttttaattaaattatatttttatatatcgtTGATGTTATTTTGGATCCACAAAGTTAAAGATGTTATATAAAATCAACCCcaaattctttttctataagaaaacattttaggttttttatactccaagaaaaatttaataaaacactaaaaaatatatagtttaccTTTTATcctatatttatcttttacttTACCTTgtcactttttaatttttattcgaGAAAGCAAACAGTAGAAAAAACCAGTTTTATAttctatacatgaaaaaaacaaacatgaatcgaattgagggtcaaaattaattccaaatcaaaaccaaattgaGATAGACCGATCGATCCGATCAGAGTTTGATGGGAGAGATTAATGAAGAAGACGAAGCAAAGAGCAATCACAGCAACATCGACGATAATGGTAATATGGCTGAAATCACCGTCAAAACTATTGGCCCTTCTCCTCCATCTCGCCTCCTCCTTCCTTCTCCCATCAAAGTGTGTCTCTTTATCTCTTCCTCGCTCTCTTTATGTACATATTTGTATCTTTTGG
It encodes the following:
- the LOC18096946 gene encoding glycine cleavage system H protein 3, mitochondrial; amino-acid sequence: MALRLWASSTANALRISVASSTAHLSPSYSLSRCFSTVVDGLKYASSHEWVKHEGPVATIGITDHAQDHLGEVVFVDLPEPEGAVSQGKSFGAVESVKATSDINSPISGEIVEVNTKLSETPGLINKSPYEEGWMIKVKPSNPSELQSLLGPKEYTKFCEEEESH